One Dromiciops gliroides isolate mDroGli1 chromosome 3, mDroGli1.pri, whole genome shotgun sequence DNA segment encodes these proteins:
- the LOC122747627 gene encoding LOW QUALITY PROTEIN: triosephosphate isomerase-like (The sequence of the model RefSeq protein was modified relative to this genomic sequence to represent the inferred CDS: inserted 1 base in 1 codon) produces the protein MASQMFFIGGNWKMNGKKKCLGEVITLINGAKVPANTEVVYGALSIYLDFFCQKLDAKLGVAAQNCYKVAKGTFTGEISLAMIKDXGANWVILGHSERRHILGESDELIGQMVAHGLSEGLGVIACIGEKLDEREAGITEKVFFDQTEAIADNVKDLNKVVLAYELGWAIGTGKTATCQEAQKVHEKFRCWLKTYISESVSQSTRINYGGSVTGANYKDLACQADVDGFLVGGASLKPEFLDIIQAKDCTFHAVLQSWD, from the exons ATGGCATCCCAAATGTTCTTCATTGGGGGAAATTGGAAAATGAATGGTAAGAAGAAGTGTCTGGGGGAGGTCATTACTTTGATCAATGGGGCCAAGGTGCCTGCCAACACTGAAGTGGTCTATGGAGCCCTTTCCATCTACCTTGACTTTTTTTGTCAGAAATTGGATGCAAAACTTGGTGTAGCTGCTCAGAATTGCTACAAAGTGGCCAAGGGTACATTTACTGGGGAGATCAGCCTGGCCATGATTAAGG TGGGGGCCAACTGGGTGATCCTGGGACACTCTGAAAGAAGACATATCCTTGGGGAGTCTGATGAGCTCATTGGACAGATGGTAGCCCATGGCCTGTCAGAAGGCCTGGGAGTGATTGCCTGTATTGGTGAGAAGTTGGATGAGAGGGAAGCTGGAATCACTGAGAAGGTGTTTTTTGACCAGACTGAGGCCATTGCAGATAATGTGAAGGACTTGAATAAAGTTGTCCTAGCCTATGAACTAGGCTGGGCTATTGGTACTGGCAAGACAGCCACATGCCAGGAAGCCCAGAAGGTACATGAGAAGTTTCGATGCTGGCTTAAGACCTATATCTCAGAATCTGTATCACAGTCTACTAGGATCAATTATGGAGGCTCTGTGACAGGGGCCAACTATAAGGATCTAGCATGCCAGGCTGATGTAGATGGCTTCCTGGTGGGTGGAGCTTCCCTTAAGCCTGAATTCCTGGACATCATTCAAGCCAAAGACTGCACCTTCCATGCAGTCCTACAGAGCTGGGACTAG